A portion of the Paucilactobacillus hokkaidonensis JCM 18461 genome contains these proteins:
- a CDS encoding sulfite exporter TauE/SafE family protein, which translates to MSLILIILIVLFGALVRTVFGFGEALVTMPLLALVGFNLQESTALIGALGLLVALPATIKFRAHIDFAVVRRLVTGSLFGVPVGILLIKMVDTSLVLHLLGLFLIGYGSYSLYKIFRRRSGKPRLRANGWDYLAGLISGALGSAYNSHGVPVVIYGTLKHWPVEKLRGILQAHFVCVGIIVVVSQLASGFWTIKVVQLLLIIIPLLFIVIPFGNWLSAHVSRETLVKYIYMLLIIFGGLMFYR; encoded by the coding sequence ATGTCGCTGATCCTAATTATTTTAATTGTCCTATTTGGCGCGTTAGTCCGAACCGTGTTTGGCTTTGGCGAAGCGCTAGTGACGATGCCATTGCTGGCGCTAGTCGGTTTTAATTTACAAGAATCGACTGCCTTGATTGGTGCACTAGGTTTATTAGTGGCATTACCAGCAACGATTAAGTTTCGTGCTCATATCGATTTTGCGGTGGTGCGACGGCTAGTTACAGGATCACTATTTGGTGTTCCTGTAGGGATTTTATTGATTAAAATGGTCGATACGAGCTTAGTTTTACATTTGCTGGGTCTCTTTTTAATTGGCTATGGTTCGTATAGTCTATATAAAATATTTCGCCGACGGTCGGGGAAGCCTCGGCTGCGCGCAAATGGTTGGGACTACTTAGCCGGTTTAATTTCTGGAGCGTTAGGGAGTGCCTACAATAGTCACGGTGTTCCTGTGGTGATTTATGGAACGTTAAAGCATTGGCCTGTTGAAAAGTTGCGTGGAATTTTGCAAGCACATTTTGTTTGTGTGGGGATAATCGTGGTTGTAAGCCAACTAGCATCGGGATTTTGGACGATCAAAGTGGTTCAGTTACTATTAATTATCATTCCACTGTTATTTATCGTGATACCATTTGGTAACTGGCTTAGTGCTCATGTTTCACGTGAAACGTTAGTTAAATATATTTATATGTTGCTGATCATTTTTGGTGGATTAATGTTTTATCGCTAA
- a CDS encoding TetR/AcrR family transcriptional regulator, producing the protein MEKIDRRTLKTKEKIDAAIVMLCQNKINFDTLTGPKLATTAGISRQTFYRYYLSPKEVIITMIDQHLNEFLKEFRIQDLTARNMTLQLMTTWQERTNVFELIEWSNTRQAFIKRLSEFNQRIAQQNKVNLIDEKSICNVYAAATYMFLRDYVLNQKWSKEQATDLFLHLTNNLDKIF; encoded by the coding sequence ATGGAAAAAATAGATCGCCGAACTTTAAAAACAAAGGAAAAAATTGATGCAGCCATTGTAATGCTATGTCAAAATAAGATCAATTTCGATACTCTAACAGGGCCTAAGCTAGCTACCACTGCCGGTATCTCGCGCCAAACATTTTATCGCTACTATTTATCGCCTAAAGAAGTAATCATCACGATGATCGATCAGCACTTAAATGAATTTTTGAAAGAGTTCCGTATTCAAGACCTAACCGCTCGTAACATGACCTTACAATTAATGACCACTTGGCAAGAGCGAACCAATGTTTTCGAACTCATCGAATGGTCTAATACTCGTCAGGCCTTCATCAAGCGCCTATCTGAGTTTAATCAACGGATTGCCCAGCAAAATAAAGTCAATTTAATTGATGAAAAATCCATTTGTAACGTTTATGCAGCAGCAACCTATATGTTTCTTCGCGACTATGTTTTGAATCAAAAGTGGTCCAAAGAACAAGCCACCGACTTATTTCTCCATTTGACCAACAATCTCGATAAAATTTTTTAA
- a CDS encoding amidohydrolase family protein, producing the protein MKLITAEEHISMPYANKIINDYLKTQPADPKAMKEFGQSFAEGLVAYHVTPEEMQDVDENRIKYMDKNGIDVQILSYGDASTNPDMLPAEQSIPLTQRINTDIAATVKRHPDRYLGLATLPISDPKDAAKELKRAVTELDLKGALILGTAKGGQFLDDPKFMPIFEMAAQLDVPLYIHPSMPTETIRKNYYSNMNPIGFNAIMSTPGWGWHMEAGLHVTRLILSGLFDKLPNLKLISGHWGEFVPYFLERLDEATTPVVGNPLKHPVSYYYKKNVYVTPSGMYTWPQMQLVLTEMGADHVIWAQDYPYVKGNAKDFLANTDIANDDKEKIAHENIEKLLKLK; encoded by the coding sequence ATGAAATTAATCACAGCTGAAGAACACATTAGCATGCCATATGCTAACAAAATTATTAATGACTACTTAAAAACACAACCAGCCGATCCTAAGGCAATGAAAGAATTCGGACAATCATTTGCAGAGGGTTTAGTTGCTTATCACGTAACACCCGAGGAAATGCAAGATGTTGACGAAAATCGCATTAAATATATGGATAAAAACGGTATTGATGTTCAAATTCTTTCCTATGGTGATGCTAGTACTAACCCTGATATGTTGCCAGCTGAACAATCGATTCCACTGACACAAAGAATTAATACTGATATTGCTGCTACGGTAAAACGGCACCCTGATCGTTACCTAGGCTTAGCCACTTTACCAATTTCTGATCCAAAGGATGCCGCTAAAGAGCTAAAACGAGCAGTTACCGAACTAGATTTAAAGGGCGCTCTTATCTTAGGAACTGCTAAGGGCGGACAATTCTTGGACGATCCAAAATTCATGCCAATCTTTGAAATGGCAGCGCAGCTAGATGTTCCTTTGTATATCCATCCATCAATGCCCACTGAAACCATTCGCAAAAATTATTACAGCAATATGAATCCGATTGGATTTAATGCGATCATGTCAACTCCCGGTTGGGGCTGGCACATGGAAGCCGGCTTGCATGTTACTCGACTAATCCTATCTGGCTTATTTGACAAGCTCCCCAACCTTAAACTAATTTCAGGTCACTGGGGCGAGTTTGTACCCTACTTCCTAGAACGATTGGATGAAGCTACGACCCCCGTTGTTGGTAATCCACTCAAGCATCCTGTTTCATACTATTACAAGAAAAATGTTTACGTCACACCCAGTGGTATGTACACTTGGCCACAAATGCAACTTGTTTTAACTGAAATGGGTGCCGACCACGTTATATGGGCCCAAGATTATCCTTATGTAAAGGGTAACGCGAAAGACTTTCTGGCAAATACGGATATTGCTAATGACGATAAAGAAAAAATTGCACATGAAAATATTGAAAAATTGTTAAAACTAAAATAA